In Vespa velutina chromosome 14, iVesVel2.1, whole genome shotgun sequence, one DNA window encodes the following:
- the LOC124954213 gene encoding transcriptional activator cubitus interruptus, translating into MDHLYHQLQASTHSPSASLHGLGGLGPEYILHATGPSSTLASSEFPFSIDVSASSRLGSPRASAIRASRKRALSSSPYSDRFDIDSMIRFSPNSLASIVNGSRSSSASGSYGHLSAAMSPALGMHPGMAPHLQQLQAHLLRSAAAAALLPHAHPLQPPAPPPLPPHPHSHPHAHGLSPHSQLYPCVPPHSTASTTLAPHGGLPPKSENAESCRKASETSSRSVTAEADTSSRRTSTKVKREPATTTTNTTTTAPPTHPQGLSPSEDLRDEPGDFIETNCHWRDCGLEFPTQDDLVKHINNDHIHANKKSFVCGWEECSREEKPFKAQYMLVVHMRRHTGEKPHKCTFEGCFKAYSRLENLKTHLRSHTGEKPYTCEYPGCSKAFSNASDRAKHQNRTHSNEKPYVCKAPGCTKRYTDPSSLRKHVKTVHGAEFYANKKHKGGGGDGGGSDEAGAGGHSPSRSEDLHPKTPSLSSPSVKSESEANSPPGMMQQQGSPLIGGCNDEVTGVGTLTNDGANLSEEPWTEEPDDLDIADLPIALRAMVGGIESQQQQQVATATSRNRMKGRLNAKGVPTLPVSVSGMRGVRGMGAQSNIGDLNRRITDLKMEGGVPARQTSLSDLQLRLQPLSEPRRDSNSTVSTYYGSMRSTDFGSRRSSQASGISAVRTGATGPGSFYDPISPGTSRRSSQMSTTSGRINPPSHIQGPYSTSNLVVQTRNMSLQGIQGKPNDWNNPSEHCTQPSGDRRMSEPARGHQAHRTSPPMPPRPRSAQLPELHPNQEVILDEVGEGEMVENKLVIPDEMMQYLNQVQAGGNQSNYRSSPLPICQSPICTNPLHYQRQMQPSCNYNQTHQQNCYSAQQSSQQSCLNYQNTSPVPYNQCPSSRPTHPSSQYCPPPPNYASQPVPAQMASPASGQVISPGSHYAPSHISDQPLTSPAAGALAPQHTSQNMLQNSAQLTRNCSQNHMYHNYYPNHGCQVQLNSNCNRNAGNQTNHHSSQTCISANHTPMGQQPCTQIRSNVNCQQSIPHCTQQPILSGQSTINHSNSQCNQTTNQCSRPVVTPNSQMTSLHPDQQTGNTNQCTLMSPHCSQMNVTNQTKVINNMSGLQECQQQAQTANSCIQMQTCIHPNGGHHQNITNDTSMPKRTSPQLCNALQSNGRIQQQICGHGCQMRTNPPNTHQYNCNCQWGYGEQCYQEQAGTNLLEIQCKDISQSQQGSPVKPPQGMRQDSYRRTLEYVQQCRNWSGNMHDTNVSSSTHPISLPQPLPASANMVVNDMTSSLSSLLEENRYLQMIQ; encoded by the exons ATGGACCACCTTTATCATCAGCTTCAGGCCTCCACGCACAGTCCAAGCGCCTCGTTACACG gaCTGGGTGGTTTGGGGCCAGAGTATATACTCCATGCAACAGGGCCATCGAGTACATTAGCATCGTCAGAATTTCCCTTTTCCATTGACg TTTCAGCATCGTCGAGATTAGGAAGTCCAAGAGCATCGGCGATTAGAGCCAGCCGTAAACGGGCACTAAGCAGTTCACCATACTCCGATCGCTTCGACATCGACAGCATGATTAGATTCAGTCCAAATAGTTTAGCGTCCATCGTTAATGGCTCAAGAAGTAGTAGTGCAAGTGGCAGTTATGGTCACTTATCGGCCG CCATGAGCCCAGCTTTAGGTATGCACCCTGGCATGGCGCCTCATTTGCAGCAGCTTCAGGCACACCTTTTGAGAAGCGCCGCCGCGGCGGCTCTTTTGCCTCACGCGCATCCTTTGCAACCGCCTGCACCACCGCCATTGCCTCCACACCCTCATTCTCACCCTCATGCGCACGGTCTGTCACCTCACTCGCAACTTTATCCTTGTGTACCACCTCATTCTACGGCATCGACGACCCTTGCTCCTCATGGAGGATTGCCGCCAAAGAGTGag aACGCAGAATCCTGTAGGAAAGCGTCAGAGACATCTTCAAGATCAGTCACGGCGGAAGCAGATACATCTTCGAGAAGAACGTCTACCAAGGTTAAAAGAGAACCGGCAACAACTACCACCAATACAACGACAACTGCTCCACCAACTCATCCTCAAGGACTGAGTCCTAGTGAGGATCTTCGAGATGAACCTGGTGATTTTATTGAAACGAATTGTCATTGGAGAGATTGCGGCCTTGAATTTCCAACTCAG GATGATCTTGTGAagcatattaataatgatcatataCATGCCAATAAAAAGAGCTTTGTTTGTGGTTGGGAAGAATGTTCAAGAGAGGAAAAGCCTTTTAAGGCACAATATATGTTAGTGGTACATATGAGAAGGCATACCGGTGAAAAACCTCACAAATGTACG TTTGAGGGTTGTTTCAAGGCATATTCAAGACTAGAGAATTTAAAGACACATTTGAGATCTCACACAGGTGAAAAGCCATATACCTGCGAGTATCCAGGTTGTAGCAAAGCATTTAGCAATGCTAGCGACCGAGCGAAACATCAGAATAGGACACATTCGAACGAg AAACCGTACGTCTGTAAAGCACCTGGCTGTACAAAAAGGTACACGGATCCTTCGTCTTTGAGGAAACACGTGAAGACAGTCCACGGAGCGGAATTTTATGCCAATAAAAAGCATAAAGGTGGTGGCGGAGATGGCGGTGGAAGCGACGAAGCAGGTGCAGGAGGACATAGTCCTAGTAGAAGCGAAGACTTACATCCCAAGACACCGAGTTTATCGAGTCCTAGCGTAAAATCTGAGAGCGAGGCCAATAGTCCACCTGGTATGATGCAACAACAAGGAAGTCCTCTTATTGGAGGTTGTAACGATGAAGTGACCGGTGTTGGTACTCTTACTAATGACGGAGCTAATCTCTCTGAAGAACCATGGACCGAAGAACCTGACGATTTAGACATAGCTGATCTTCCAATAGCTCTTCGTGCTATG GTTGGTGGAATAGAATctcaacagcaacaacaggtAGCAACAGCTACTTCGAGGAATCGTATGAAGGGAAGATTAAATGCTAAGGGTGTACCAACGCTTCCGGTTAGCGTGTCCGGTATGAGAGGCGTTCGTGGCATGGGTGCTCAAAGTAATATCGGTGATTTGAACAGAAGGATCACAGATTTAAAAATGGAAGGTGGTGTTCCAGCCCGTCAAACCAGCTTATCGGATTTGCAGCTTAGATTGCAACCTTTGAGCGAACCAAGGAGAGACAGCAACAGTACTGTTAGTACGTATTATGGCAGTATGAGATCAACTGATTTTggtagtagaagaagtagtCAGGCTAGTGGCATTAGTGCCGTAAGAACTGGAGCTACTGGACCAGGTAGTTTCTACGATCCTATTAGTCCTGGTACTTCTAGAAGAAGTAGTCAAATGAGCACCACGTCTGGTAGAATTAATCCTCCGAGTCATATACAAGGACCTTATTCTACCAGTAATCTGGTTGTACAAACACGGAACATGTCGTTGCAg ggTATCCAAGGCAAACCAAACGATTGGAACAATCCCAGTGAACATTGTACTCAACCTTCCGGTGATCGACGAATGTCTGAACCTGCAAGAGGTCATCAGGCACATAGAACATCTCCACCTATGCCACCGAGACCAAGGTCGGCACAATTGCCAGAACTTCATCCAAATCAAGAAGTTATTTTGGATGAAGTTGGGGAAGGTGAAATGGTGGAAAACAAGCTTGTCATTCCAGACGAAATGATGCAATATCTGAATCAA GTACAAGCAGGTGGTAATCAAAGCAATTATAGAAGCAGTCCTTTACCTATTTGTCAATCACCGATATGTACAAATCCTTTGCATTATCAGCGACAGATGCAACCTTCGTGTAATTACAATCAAACGCATCAACAGAATTGTTATTCAGCTCAACAATCTTCGCAGCAATCTTGTCTGAATTATCAAAATACTTCTCCTGTTCCATACAATCAATGTCCAAGTTCTCGGCCTACTCATCCCTCTTCTCAATATTGTCCACCACCTCCCAACTATGCATCTCAACCTGTTCCAGCACAAATGGCAAGTCCTGCGAGTGGTCAAGTAATATCACCGGGGTCTCACTATGCTCCTAGTCATATCAGTGATCAACCATTGACATCTCCAGCAGCTGGTGCCTTGGCGCCCCAACATACTTCTCAAAATATGTTACAAAATTCTGCTCAACTTACAAGAAACTGTTCTCAAAATCACATGTATCATAACTATTATCCTAATCACGGCTGTCAAGTACAGTTAAATTCCAATTGCAATCGCAATGCGGGCAATCAAACGAATCATCATTCCAGTCAAACGTGTATATCGGCCAATCATACGCCGATGGGCCAACAACCTTGTACGCAAATACGTTCGAATGTTAATTGCCAACAATCGATTCCACACTGCACCCAACAACCCATTTTATCTGGTCAATCTACGATAAATCATTCTAATTCACAATGTAATCAAACAACGAATCAATGTTCAAGACCAGTTGTAACACCGAATAGTCAAATGACGAGTTTACATCCGGATCAACAAACTGGGAATACTAATCAGTGTACGCTGATGTCACCACATTGTTCGCAAATGAATGTTACAAATCAAACCAAGGTCATTAATAACATGAGCGGATTACAGGAATGTCAACAACAGGCACAAACGGCTAACTCATGCATTCAAATGCAAACCTGTATTCATCCAAACGGTGGCCATCatcaaaatattacaaatgataCGTCAATGCCTAAAAGAACATCCCCGCAGTTGTGTAATGCATTACAAAGTAATGGTAGGATACAACAACAAATTTGTGGCCATGGCTGTCAGATGCGAACTAATCCACCCAATACTCAtcaatataattgtaattgtcAATGGGGCTATGGGGAACAATGCTATCAAGAACAGGCCGGCACGAATTTGTTAGAAATTCAGTGCAAAGATATAAGCCAATCGCAACAAGGTTCCCCGGTTAAACCACCACAAGGTATGAGACAAGATTCTTATAGGAGAACATTAGAGTATGTGCAACAATGCAGAAATTGGTCTGGCAATATGCATGATACTAATGTATCAAGTTCTACTCATCCTATATCTTTGCCACAGCCATTACCAGCTAGCGCCAATATGGTTGTTAACGATATGACGTCATCCTTAAGCTCTTTACTCGAAGAGAATAGGTATTTGCAAATGattcaatga
- the LOC124954065 gene encoding arf-GAP with coiled-coil, ANK repeat and PH domain-containing protein 2 isoform X2, which translates to MIETGKTFVGQQSQFTNSLWDLSLYFSSDPDIMAFLNKLIHSMQEMNKFHSILLDQASRTIIKDLNIFMKSDIKKVKETRHYFEKISADLDIALNRNSQVPKSRPTEYEETSNILSATRSCFRHTALDYVHALTMLQTRKRHEILGSLLTYMHACITYYHQGSDLGQDLDSFLKDLSEDLVRMRDDSNKLEKEMENRHIYVNNRDLTPSPIPGNPKMEGYLFKRTSNAFKTWNRRWFCLRDHQLVYKKRTGDDDYTVMEEDLRLCTVKPVVDCDRRNCFEVLSPTKSHMLQADSEEAYLAWVTAMQQAIGAAIQRGMGTLSTTSSQELQLRDVKCPSRPSSKPKSRVWEQLLKISGNDICCDCGGSNSRWASINLGITLCIECSGVHRSLGVHYSKVRSLTLDDWEPEILKVMAELGNTVVNNVYEALPIPPNMIKATPKCNSNIREAWIKAKYVDRMFVKPLTNIITNEHSPNQEQMHFRKWSVRKLRRRPRSYDLDSLNRNKTILNSSKGALCSSSDDSKHTSIESLNSVEKSISQKTDTVSTMSDNSSTDIKNSSTLYTKILTQTHNDVNENNSLCKIIDSESAANNEEVLKTDVSKFEENPCDNITSDISDISNDKNNDLEIQKTEKIMLSDVLMFGCDLPKSMIDGSLELSSDQDSTAGEDEEFADEEDIENLHPEMLLYKAAAAHNLPVMCAALAAGADKLWSNVNDRGRTALHQAIISGSVMSCEYLLLNGARINCQDADGKTPLYLATELGHTAQVCLLLKHRADQHIKDESGVKPLSIAVKEANADIVTLLRLGLLNEEMKDSEIGVTGDETFNDVVRDFSQLACSHPERLQRRNDSNNIPHSPE; encoded by the exons ATGATTGAAACTGGAAAAACTTTTGTTGGACAACAAAG tCAATTTACCAACAGCTTATGGGacttatcattatattttagtaGTGATCCAGATATAATGgcatttttaaataagttGATTCATTCTATGCAAGAAATGAATAAGTTTCACAGTATATTATTAGATCAAGCATCTAGAACTATCATCAAAGAtctgaatatatttatgaaaag tgatattaaaaaagtaaaggaaacaCGTCATTACTTTGAGAAAATATCTGCTGATTTAGATATAGCCTTAAATCGTAATTCACAAGTTCCAAAATCAAGACCCACGGAATACGAGGAAACCTCGAACATTTTATCAGCTACACGATCATGTTTTCGCCATACTGCATTAGATTATGTACATGCATTAACGATGTTACAAACACGAAAACGACATGAAATATTGGGCTCTCTGCTTACTTATATGCATGCTTGTATAACTTATTATCATCAAGGTAGTGATCTTGGTCAAGACTtggattcatttttaaaagatcttaGCGAGGATCTTGTTAGAATGAGAGATGACTCTAATAAACTTGAAAAGGAGATGGAGAATAGacatatttatgttaataacaGAGATTTAACTCCTTCGCCTATACCTGGTAATCCGAAGATGGAaggttatttatttaaaagaactAGTAATGCATTTAAAACATGGAATAGAAGATGGTTCTGTTTGAGAGATCATCAACTTGTTTATAAAAAACGTACTGGTGATGATGATTATACCGTCATGGAAGAAGATTTACGTCTTTGTACTGTAAAACCTGTAGTAGATTGTGATAGACGAAATTGCTTTGAAGTATTAAGTCCAACAAa gaGTCATATGTTACAAGCTGATAGCGAAGAAGCATATCTGGCATGGGTAACTGCTATGCAACAAGCTATTGGTGCTGCTATTCAACGAGGCATGGGTACTTTATCTACTACTAGTTCACAAGAATTACAATTAAGAGATGTTAAATGTCCATCACGGCCATCATCTAAACCTAAATCAAG agtATGGGAACAACTATTGAAGATTTCTGGAAATGATATTTGCTGTGATTGCGGTGGATCAAATTCAAGATGGGCTAGTATTAATCTAGGAATTACACTTTGCATAG aATGTTCCGGTGTACATAGGAGCCTTGGAGTTCATTATAGCAAAGTACGTTCTTTAACATTAGACGATTGGGAACCAGAAATATTGAAAGTTATGGCAGAATTAGGTAATACCGTAGTAAATAACGTATACGAGGCGTTACCAATTCCTCCGAATATGATTAAAGCTACACCAAAATGTAATAg CAACATACGCGAGGCCTGGATAAAAGCTAAATATGTAGATCGTATGTTCGTTAAACCTTtaactaatattattacaaacgaGCATTCGCCTAATCAGGAACAAATGCATTTTCGTAAATGGAGCGTTCGTAAATTACGTCGTAGGCCACGTAGTTATGATCTTGATTCTTTAAATCGAAACAAAACTATTTTAAATTCTTCCAAGGGAGCTCTGTGTTCAAGTTCGGATGACAGTAAACATACATCAATAGAAAGTTTAAATTCTGTTGAGAAATCAATATCGCAAAAAACGGATACGGTTTCTACAATGTCTGACAATTCAAGtactgatataaaaaatagttCTACcctatatacaaaaatattaactcAAACCCATAACGacgtgaatgaaaataatagtcTTTGTAAAATCATCGATTCGGAATCTGCAGCAAACAACGAAGAAGTACTTAAAACGGATGTGTcgaaatttgaagaaaatccATGTGATAATATTACCTCTGATATAAGCGATatatcaaatgataaaaataatgacttGGAAATACAAAAAACTGAGAAAATTATGCTATCTGATGTATTGATGTTTGGATGTGATCTACCAAAATCAATGATCGATGGAAGTTTAGAATTAAGTTCAGATCAGGATTCAACAGCTGGTGAAGATGAAGAATTTGCCGATGAAGAAGACATAGAAAATTTACATCctgaaatgttattatataaagcAGCAGCTGCACATAATCTACCTGTTATGTGTGCTGCTTTAGCTGCAGGAGCAGATAAATTATGGTCAAACGTTAACGATAGAGGTCGTACTGCTTTACATCAAGCTATAATAAGC gGTTCTGTGATGTCCTGCGAATATCTTCTATTAAATGGTGCTCGTATCAATTGTCAAGATGCAGATGGAAAAACTCCTTTATATTTAGCTACGGAATTAG gACATACAGCCCAAGTATGTTTGCTATTGAAACATCGTGCAGATCAACATATTAAAGATGAAAGTGGTGTAAAACCTTTATCGATTGCAGTAAAGGAAGCTAATGCTGATATTGTTACTtt atTACGACTTGGATTGTTAAACGAAGAGATGAAAGATTCTGAAATAGGCGTTACTGGGGATGAAACATTTAACGATGTTGTACGCGACTTTAGTCAGTTAGCTTGTTCACATCCAGAACGATTACAACGGCGAAATGATAGTAACAATATTCCACATTCAccggaatga
- the LOC124954065 gene encoding arf-GAP with coiled-coil, ANK repeat and PH domain-containing protein 2 isoform X1 yields MKPLIEFEECLRDTPKFRSCIEEVENNIDILEQKLDKVLKNCSLMIETGKTFVGQQSQFTNSLWDLSLYFSSDPDIMAFLNKLIHSMQEMNKFHSILLDQASRTIIKDLNIFMKSDIKKVKETRHYFEKISADLDIALNRNSQVPKSRPTEYEETSNILSATRSCFRHTALDYVHALTMLQTRKRHEILGSLLTYMHACITYYHQGSDLGQDLDSFLKDLSEDLVRMRDDSNKLEKEMENRHIYVNNRDLTPSPIPGNPKMEGYLFKRTSNAFKTWNRRWFCLRDHQLVYKKRTGDDDYTVMEEDLRLCTVKPVVDCDRRNCFEVLSPTKSHMLQADSEEAYLAWVTAMQQAIGAAIQRGMGTLSTTSSQELQLRDVKCPSRPSSKPKSRVWEQLLKISGNDICCDCGGSNSRWASINLGITLCIECSGVHRSLGVHYSKVRSLTLDDWEPEILKVMAELGNTVVNNVYEALPIPPNMIKATPKCNSNIREAWIKAKYVDRMFVKPLTNIITNEHSPNQEQMHFRKWSVRKLRRRPRSYDLDSLNRNKTILNSSKGALCSSSDDSKHTSIESLNSVEKSISQKTDTVSTMSDNSSTDIKNSSTLYTKILTQTHNDVNENNSLCKIIDSESAANNEEVLKTDVSKFEENPCDNITSDISDISNDKNNDLEIQKTEKIMLSDVLMFGCDLPKSMIDGSLELSSDQDSTAGEDEEFADEEDIENLHPEMLLYKAAAAHNLPVMCAALAAGADKLWSNVNDRGRTALHQAIISGSVMSCEYLLLNGARINCQDADGKTPLYLATELGHTAQVCLLLKHRADQHIKDESGVKPLSIAVKEANADIVTLLRLGLLNEEMKDSEIGVTGDETFNDVVRDFSQLACSHPERLQRRNDSNNIPHSPE; encoded by the exons ATGAAGCCTTTGATCGAATTCGAAGAGTGTTTGCGAGACACACCAAAATTTCG gTCTTGCATTGAAgaagttgaaaataatatagatattttggAACAAAAATTGGATAAg GTATTAAAGAACTGTAGCCTGATGATTGAAACTGGAAAAACTTTTGTTGGACAACAAAG tCAATTTACCAACAGCTTATGGGacttatcattatattttagtaGTGATCCAGATATAATGgcatttttaaataagttGATTCATTCTATGCAAGAAATGAATAAGTTTCACAGTATATTATTAGATCAAGCATCTAGAACTATCATCAAAGAtctgaatatatttatgaaaag tgatattaaaaaagtaaaggaaacaCGTCATTACTTTGAGAAAATATCTGCTGATTTAGATATAGCCTTAAATCGTAATTCACAAGTTCCAAAATCAAGACCCACGGAATACGAGGAAACCTCGAACATTTTATCAGCTACACGATCATGTTTTCGCCATACTGCATTAGATTATGTACATGCATTAACGATGTTACAAACACGAAAACGACATGAAATATTGGGCTCTCTGCTTACTTATATGCATGCTTGTATAACTTATTATCATCAAGGTAGTGATCTTGGTCAAGACTtggattcatttttaaaagatcttaGCGAGGATCTTGTTAGAATGAGAGATGACTCTAATAAACTTGAAAAGGAGATGGAGAATAGacatatttatgttaataacaGAGATTTAACTCCTTCGCCTATACCTGGTAATCCGAAGATGGAaggttatttatttaaaagaactAGTAATGCATTTAAAACATGGAATAGAAGATGGTTCTGTTTGAGAGATCATCAACTTGTTTATAAAAAACGTACTGGTGATGATGATTATACCGTCATGGAAGAAGATTTACGTCTTTGTACTGTAAAACCTGTAGTAGATTGTGATAGACGAAATTGCTTTGAAGTATTAAGTCCAACAAa gaGTCATATGTTACAAGCTGATAGCGAAGAAGCATATCTGGCATGGGTAACTGCTATGCAACAAGCTATTGGTGCTGCTATTCAACGAGGCATGGGTACTTTATCTACTACTAGTTCACAAGAATTACAATTAAGAGATGTTAAATGTCCATCACGGCCATCATCTAAACCTAAATCAAG agtATGGGAACAACTATTGAAGATTTCTGGAAATGATATTTGCTGTGATTGCGGTGGATCAAATTCAAGATGGGCTAGTATTAATCTAGGAATTACACTTTGCATAG aATGTTCCGGTGTACATAGGAGCCTTGGAGTTCATTATAGCAAAGTACGTTCTTTAACATTAGACGATTGGGAACCAGAAATATTGAAAGTTATGGCAGAATTAGGTAATACCGTAGTAAATAACGTATACGAGGCGTTACCAATTCCTCCGAATATGATTAAAGCTACACCAAAATGTAATAg CAACATACGCGAGGCCTGGATAAAAGCTAAATATGTAGATCGTATGTTCGTTAAACCTTtaactaatattattacaaacgaGCATTCGCCTAATCAGGAACAAATGCATTTTCGTAAATGGAGCGTTCGTAAATTACGTCGTAGGCCACGTAGTTATGATCTTGATTCTTTAAATCGAAACAAAACTATTTTAAATTCTTCCAAGGGAGCTCTGTGTTCAAGTTCGGATGACAGTAAACATACATCAATAGAAAGTTTAAATTCTGTTGAGAAATCAATATCGCAAAAAACGGATACGGTTTCTACAATGTCTGACAATTCAAGtactgatataaaaaatagttCTACcctatatacaaaaatattaactcAAACCCATAACGacgtgaatgaaaataatagtcTTTGTAAAATCATCGATTCGGAATCTGCAGCAAACAACGAAGAAGTACTTAAAACGGATGTGTcgaaatttgaagaaaatccATGTGATAATATTACCTCTGATATAAGCGATatatcaaatgataaaaataatgacttGGAAATACAAAAAACTGAGAAAATTATGCTATCTGATGTATTGATGTTTGGATGTGATCTACCAAAATCAATGATCGATGGAAGTTTAGAATTAAGTTCAGATCAGGATTCAACAGCTGGTGAAGATGAAGAATTTGCCGATGAAGAAGACATAGAAAATTTACATCctgaaatgttattatataaagcAGCAGCTGCACATAATCTACCTGTTATGTGTGCTGCTTTAGCTGCAGGAGCAGATAAATTATGGTCAAACGTTAACGATAGAGGTCGTACTGCTTTACATCAAGCTATAATAAGC gGTTCTGTGATGTCCTGCGAATATCTTCTATTAAATGGTGCTCGTATCAATTGTCAAGATGCAGATGGAAAAACTCCTTTATATTTAGCTACGGAATTAG gACATACAGCCCAAGTATGTTTGCTATTGAAACATCGTGCAGATCAACATATTAAAGATGAAAGTGGTGTAAAACCTTTATCGATTGCAGTAAAGGAAGCTAATGCTGATATTGTTACTtt atTACGACTTGGATTGTTAAACGAAGAGATGAAAGATTCTGAAATAGGCGTTACTGGGGATGAAACATTTAACGATGTTGTACGCGACTTTAGTCAGTTAGCTTGTTCACATCCAGAACGATTACAACGGCGAAATGATAGTAACAATATTCCACATTCAccggaatga